From a single Pasteurella atlantica genomic region:
- a CDS encoding outer membrane lipoprotein-sorting protein, translating to MKTNMVKNTALVITGLTMSLSTWAISANEIIHKSNLAAVYPANDGKTEARMMIVDNQGRKQMRQFYILRKNVTKGGDQKYFVVFTKPSDVARTTFLVDKHPGKEDDRWLYLPALDLVKRIAAGDKRTSFVGSTFFYEDISGRDVNADSYSIEKETDKQWILKAVPKSRTGVEFNYFTVAIDKDTYLPREAKYYDNSGKLYRRITGSNIKNMDGFPTLTQIKAENLNDKSYSITQMRNVKYNVNLPNSVFTEGALRMPPNQWLRK from the coding sequence ATGAAAACAAATATGGTAAAAAATACAGCATTAGTAATAACTGGATTAACAATGAGCTTATCAACTTGGGCAATTTCAGCAAACGAAATTATTCATAAATCAAATTTAGCTGCAGTTTATCCCGCTAATGATGGAAAAACAGAAGCAAGAATGATGATTGTGGATAATCAAGGACGTAAGCAAATGCGTCAATTTTATATCCTGCGTAAAAATGTCACCAAAGGTGGCGATCAAAAATATTTTGTGGTGTTTACTAAGCCATCAGATGTCGCAAGAACGACTTTCTTAGTAGATAAACACCCGGGTAAAGAGGATGATCGTTGGTTATATTTACCTGCTTTAGATTTAGTCAAACGTATTGCAGCTGGAGATAAACGAACCAGTTTTGTAGGTTCAACGTTCTTTTATGAAGATATTTCAGGGCGTGATGTAAATGCAGATAGTTACAGCATTGAAAAAGAAACAGATAAACAATGGATTTTAAAAGCAGTGCCAAAATCTCGTACAGGAGTGGAATTTAACTATTTTACCGTTGCTATTGATAAAGATACTTATCTTCCCCGTGAAGCAAAATATTATGATAACAGTGGTAAATTATATCGTCGTATTACAGGTTCAAATATCAAAAATATGGATGGTTTCCCAACTTTAACTCAAATTAAGGCAGAAAATCTGAATGATAAAAGTTATAGCATTACACAAATGCGAAATGTGAAATATAACGTGAATTTACCAAACAGTGTATTTACCGAAGGTGCTTTACGTATGCCACCTAATCAATGGTTAAGGAAGTAA
- a CDS encoding DUF1302 family protein — MKRTYWALLLSSLLSVSSTVIAQDVSGLNTTDIEKELEEWNDDDTSKSNWNIGAFIEADYGVFTHNHTANNRDKSLAEIRSEIFANRYFGSHFLSAKLDLIADDIDDHSLQADLKELFVDFKLNDKMSVRLGQQVLTWGTGDYIFINDLFSKDWQSMLSGRDDSYLKKSDPAVKFNWFNDFANINLAWIPVFNGDEYISGERFAYYNPMLGKVTNQRVKVENPKNNLSNSTLALRLSKRLNGVEYALYGYHGLYSQPTAFNPFSGKSKFPKINTFGASVRGALMGGVANSEISHWNFLEEKAGDNPFIPNDQLNLLVGYEHELVQNVTLSGQYLIQKMQNYEKAKQSSFNPDLLINKWHQTLTLRLNWQAMQQKLNMSIFAFYSPDEKDFYIKPKISYRQNDHWFYEIGANLFGGKNKHTQWGQFKENSNIYTRLKYNF, encoded by the coding sequence ATGAAAAGAACATATTGGGCATTATTATTAAGTAGTCTGCTCTCGGTTTCTTCAACAGTAATCGCTCAAGATGTCAGTGGCTTAAATACCACTGACATTGAGAAAGAATTAGAAGAATGGAATGATGACGACACGTCAAAAAGTAATTGGAATATAGGGGCTTTTATTGAAGCGGATTATGGTGTATTTACACATAATCATACTGCAAACAATCGAGATAAAAGTCTGGCTGAAATACGCAGTGAAATTTTCGCCAATCGTTACTTTGGATCGCATTTTTTATCTGCAAAATTAGATCTTATTGCTGATGATATTGACGATCATAGTTTACAAGCAGATCTTAAAGAACTATTTGTTGATTTTAAATTAAATGACAAAATGAGTGTACGCCTAGGACAACAAGTATTAACTTGGGGAACAGGCGATTACATTTTTATTAATGACTTATTTAGTAAAGATTGGCAATCAATGCTTTCAGGTAGAGATGATAGTTATCTAAAAAAATCTGATCCTGCTGTGAAATTTAATTGGTTTAATGATTTTGCAAATATTAATTTAGCGTGGATACCCGTATTCAATGGCGATGAATACATTAGTGGAGAACGTTTTGCTTATTACAATCCGATGTTAGGAAAAGTCACAAATCAGAGAGTAAAAGTAGAAAATCCGAAAAATAATTTATCAAATAGTACATTAGCATTAAGGCTTTCTAAACGTCTGAATGGTGTTGAATATGCGTTATATGGTTATCACGGATTATATTCACAACCCACAGCCTTTAATCCTTTTTCGGGGAAAAGTAAATTCCCTAAAATCAATACCTTTGGTGCAAGTGTGAGAGGGGCTTTAATGGGCGGTGTTGCAAATTCTGAAATATCACATTGGAATTTCCTAGAAGAAAAAGCAGGAGATAATCCGTTTATTCCTAATGATCAACTTAATTTATTGGTAGGTTATGAACACGAATTAGTACAAAATGTCACACTAAGTGGACAATATCTAATTCAAAAAATGCAAAATTATGAAAAAGCGAAACAGAGTTCATTTAATCCTGATTTGCTTATCAATAAATGGCATCAAACTTTGACATTACGTTTGAATTGGCAGGCAATGCAACAAAAACTCAATATGTCAATCTTTGCCTTTTATTCACCCGATGAAAAAGATTTCTATATTAAACCGAAAATTAGTTATCGCCAAAATGATCATTGGTTTTATGAAATAGGGGCAAATCTTTTCGGAGGTAAAAATAAACATACCCAATGGGGACAGTTTAAAGAAAATTCTAATATCTATACACGTTTAAAATATAACTTTTAG
- a CDS encoding YgaP family membrane protein, giving the protein MKVNDMLHIIAGSFIMLSVALGYYVNPWWFAFTFFVGANLFQSGFTKWCLMADILRKLGLKD; this is encoded by the coding sequence ATGAAAGTAAATGATATGTTACACATTATCGCAGGTAGCTTTATTATGCTAAGTGTTGCCTTGGGCTATTATGTTAATCCTTGGTGGTTCGCATTCACTTTTTTTGTAGGGGCAAACTTATTCCAGTCAGGATTTACAAAATGGTGCTTAATGGCAGATATTCTGCGTAAACTAGGATTAAAAGATTAA
- a CDS encoding DsrE family protein has product MTKCYDYVGTIFENETNPNKPTVAFTLANKALEKGYSSAIILMVDAVSMSISGTIDNIDIGAPFGGLKALQEAFIEKGGKILVCKACMVHNNITPEQIDSRFDIIDGGEVIDLIMNAKGSLQIS; this is encoded by the coding sequence ATGACTAAATGTTACGATTATGTTGGGACTATTTTTGAAAATGAAACCAACCCAAATAAACCGACAGTTGCTTTTACACTGGCAAACAAAGCACTAGAAAAAGGTTATTCTTCAGCGATTATTTTAATGGTTGATGCGGTAAGTATGTCTATTTCGGGAACGATTGATAATATTGATATCGGTGCCCCTTTTGGTGGATTAAAAGCATTACAAGAAGCCTTCATTGAAAAAGGTGGAAAAATCTTAGTTTGTAAGGCTTGTATGGTTCATAACAATATCACTCCAGAACAAATTGATTCACGTTTTGATATTATTGATGGCGGTGAAGTGATTGATCTTATTATGAATGCTAAAGGTTCATTACAAATTAGCTAA
- a CDS encoding arsenic resistance protein, whose protein sequence is MWKILAVIQKNLVWAIPIVMILGISSGSIFDMRFLKITIVPLTFLMVYPMMINLKLEAVLSPKGLKAQIVAQFLNFAVIPFIAFFLGKLFFPEQPLIRLGILFVALLPTSGMTISWTGFAKGNINAAIQMTVFGLILGSIATPLYAKWLMGKSIEIPVQQVFTSITFVVFLPMFMGLVTRKYLVKKFGQEHYQKNIKPKVPMFSTLGVLGIVFVAMALKAKSITAEPTVLISYLTPIIILYVINFALSTIVAKVFFNREDAIAVVYGTVMRNLSIALAIAMTVFGESGAEISIVIAMAYIIQVQAAAWYVKLSDRIFGQKV, encoded by the coding sequence ATGTGGAAAATATTAGCAGTTATTCAAAAAAATTTAGTTTGGGCAATTCCAATCGTAATGATTTTGGGAATTAGCAGTGGGTCTATTTTTGATATGCGTTTTTTAAAAATCACCATTGTCCCATTAACTTTTTTAATGGTTTATCCAATGATGATTAACTTAAAACTTGAAGCAGTTTTATCACCTAAAGGATTAAAAGCACAGATTGTGGCACAATTTTTAAATTTTGCCGTTATCCCTTTTATTGCCTTCTTTTTAGGAAAACTATTCTTTCCTGAACAACCTTTAATTCGATTAGGCATTTTATTTGTTGCCCTACTCCCTACCAGTGGAATGACCATTTCTTGGACAGGGTTTGCCAAAGGCAATATCAATGCAGCAATCCAAATGACCGTATTTGGACTTATTTTAGGCTCTATTGCCACACCTTTATATGCCAAATGGTTAATGGGAAAAAGTATTGAAATTCCTGTACAACAAGTGTTTACCTCCATTACGTTTGTGGTTTTCTTACCTATGTTTATGGGATTAGTGACTCGTAAATATTTAGTAAAAAAATTTGGTCAAGAACACTATCAAAAAAATATTAAACCCAAAGTTCCGATGTTTTCAACATTAGGAGTATTAGGTATTGTATTTGTGGCAATGGCACTAAAAGCCAAATCCATAACCGCAGAGCCTACTGTACTTATCAGTTATTTAACGCCTATCATTATTTTATATGTTATTAATTTCGCGTTAAGTACCATTGTGGCTAAGGTGTTTTTTAATCGAGAAGATGCCATTGCCGTCGTTTATGGCACAGTAATGCGAAATTTATCGATTGCACTGGCTATTGCAATGACCGTATTTGGAGAATCAGGTGCAGAAATTTCTATTGTTATCGCAATGGCATATATCATTCAAGTACAAGCTGCGGCGTGGTATGTAAAATTGAGTGATAGAATATTTGGACAGAAAGTCTAA
- a CDS encoding DMT family transporter — protein MNNRVIPILYVSLMGFIFPIMRFMSLHFDTINNNAVRFLSGGLVLTFIILFKFRAEIRKIISDPTLIIKLLILGIFMVGNMYFFINGLQQTSAVTGSLFGILAMPLAILMAALFFEDERTRCKQKRFYLGAIITFLGSFIFIFFAKQPNIEQNFLMGSLFLGISIFIQSIQNIFVKTISKQLHSVVISASTASIAGLIYLLIAIQTQKITQLQTVEWSLLIGLSCAGVYGILVGMFMSFYIMSTQGVVIFNVIRLTVPISTAITSYFILGETINIYQVIGAAVVILGSVIVLKTKN, from the coding sequence GTGAATAATCGTGTTATTCCAATTTTATATGTTAGCTTAATGGGATTTATTTTTCCCATTATGCGTTTTATGAGCCTTCATTTTGATACGATCAATAATAATGCAGTACGATTTTTGTCAGGAGGCTTAGTCCTTACTTTTATCATTCTATTTAAATTTAGAGCTGAAATCAGAAAAATCATAAGTGATCCTACCTTAATCATAAAATTACTCATTTTGGGTATTTTTATGGTTGGGAATATGTATTTTTTTATTAATGGATTACAACAAACCTCTGCGGTAACAGGAAGTCTTTTTGGTATTTTAGCAATGCCTTTAGCCATTTTAATGGCAGCACTTTTTTTTGAAGATGAGCGGACTCGCTGTAAACAAAAACGCTTTTATTTAGGCGCAATAATCACTTTTTTAGGTTCTTTTATTTTTATCTTTTTTGCAAAACAACCGAATATAGAACAGAACTTTTTAATGGGAAGTTTGTTTCTTGGCATTTCTATTTTTATTCAATCCATTCAGAATATCTTTGTTAAAACCATTTCTAAACAATTACACAGTGTGGTAATCAGTGCTTCAACAGCCAGTATCGCAGGGCTTATTTATTTACTTATAGCAATTCAGACCCAAAAAATCACACAACTACAAACGGTTGAATGGTCGCTACTGATTGGATTAAGCTGTGCAGGGGTTTATGGCATATTGGTCGGAATGTTTATGTCGTTCTATATAATGTCTACACAAGGCGTTGTGATTTTTAATGTTATTCGTCTTACCGTTCCTATTTCTACTGCGATAACAAGTTATTTTATACTTGGAGAAACAATTAATATTTATCAAGTGATTGGGGCTGCGGTGGTGATTTTGGGTAGTGTTATTGTATTAAAAACAAAAAATTAG
- a CDS encoding hemolysin family protein yields MSLFEAILSLVILVFVGAVVSSAEISLAAARKFKLQEIADKGNQKALQVLKLQECPGHFITVVQICLNMVAILGGIIGESAIRPYLYQLLAPYKYISGIETISSWLSFIVVTVAFILFADLIPKRFAIINPEKVAILTVRIVMLCIIVFKPLVWLFDYIANSIFRLFKISTIRDDNMTSADLFAIVDAGAKAGLLKDQEHHLIENILDMQERTVTSAMTTRENIIFLNRSFGREEVLATIKANSHSKLLVCNDRGIDKILGYVESHHLLTLYLQEQSVKLTDQRVLRNVLFIPDTLSLYEVLEQFKLSGEDFAVIINEYALVVGIVTLNDVMSVVMGELVSSEEEQIIRRDETSWLIDGATPLEDIMRALDIDNFPDTENYETIGGFMMYMLRKIPKKTDFVLWDNYKFEIMDTDNFKVDQLLVSIKKEG; encoded by the coding sequence ATGAGCTTATTTGAAGCTATTTTAAGCCTTGTTATCTTGGTTTTTGTTGGTGCGGTAGTGTCATCAGCTGAAATTTCATTGGCAGCAGCAAGAAAGTTTAAATTACAAGAGATTGCAGATAAAGGAAATCAAAAAGCCTTACAGGTTTTAAAATTACAAGAGTGTCCTGGACATTTCATTACGGTAGTACAAATTTGTTTAAATATGGTGGCAATTTTAGGGGGGATTATTGGTGAAAGTGCAATTCGTCCCTATTTGTATCAATTATTAGCACCATATAAATATATTAGTGGAATAGAAACAATTAGTTCTTGGCTATCTTTTATTGTTGTTACCGTTGCTTTTATTTTGTTTGCAGACTTAATTCCGAAACGTTTTGCGATTATTAATCCCGAAAAAGTAGCAATATTGACAGTTAGAATCGTTATGCTGTGTATTATTGTCTTTAAACCTTTAGTTTGGTTGTTTGACTATATAGCAAATAGTATCTTTCGTTTATTTAAAATATCTACTATTCGTGACGATAATATGACATCAGCGGATCTTTTTGCGATAGTTGATGCTGGAGCAAAAGCAGGGTTATTGAAAGATCAAGAACATCATTTAATTGAAAATATTTTGGATATGCAAGAACGTACTGTCACTTCAGCAATGACTACACGTGAAAATATTATCTTTTTAAATCGTTCTTTTGGTCGAGAAGAAGTGTTAGCAACCATTAAAGCAAATTCACATTCCAAGTTATTAGTTTGTAATGATAGAGGAATTGATAAAATTTTAGGTTATGTAGAAAGTCATCATTTATTAACCTTATATTTACAAGAGCAATCTGTTAAGTTAACGGATCAACGAGTATTGCGTAACGTATTATTTATTCCTGATACATTGTCGTTATACGAAGTGTTAGAGCAATTTAAACTCTCTGGTGAAGATTTTGCGGTTATTATAAATGAATATGCGTTAGTGGTTGGAATAGTGACGCTTAATGACGTAATGAGTGTTGTGATGGGAGAATTGGTTTCCAGTGAAGAAGAACAAATTATTCGTCGTGATGAAACATCTTGGCTAATTGATGGAGCAACACCATTAGAAGATATTATGCGTGCTTTAGATATTGATAACTTCCCTGATACTGAAAATTATGAAACTATTGGCGGATTTATGATGTATATGTTACGTAAAATTCCGAAAAAAACAGATTTTGTATTGTGGGATAACTATAAATTTGAAATTATGGATACTGATAATTTTAAAGTTGATCAGTTGCTTGTTTCAATTAAAAAAGAGGGCTAA
- the ybeY gene encoding rRNA maturation RNase YbeY: MNIPIIDLQIVTEDQSDLPSLEKFTYWVQQALILEAQTEDFADTEITIRLVDETESHHLNLTYRGKDKSTNVLSFPFEMPEGIELPLLGDLVICRQVVEREAKEQQIALESHWAHLTVHGTLHLLGYDHIVDAEAEEMENLEANIMQSMGFADPYLCEKV; the protein is encoded by the coding sequence ATGAATATACCAATTATTGATTTACAAATTGTAACCGAAGATCAGTCTGATCTGCCCTCTTTAGAGAAATTTACTTATTGGGTGCAACAAGCTCTTATTTTGGAAGCGCAAACAGAAGATTTTGCGGATACAGAAATCACCATTCGTCTTGTTGATGAAACGGAAAGCCATCACTTAAATTTAACGTATCGAGGTAAGGATAAATCCACCAATGTGCTGTCATTTCCTTTTGAAATGCCAGAAGGGATTGAATTGCCTTTGCTTGGAGATTTGGTAATTTGTCGTCAAGTCGTAGAAAGAGAGGCGAAAGAGCAACAAATCGCATTAGAGTCTCACTGGGCACATTTAACGGTTCACGGTACCCTACATTTGCTGGGTTACGATCATATTGTAGATGCCGAAGCCGAAGAAATGGAGAATCTCGAAGCTAACATTATGCAATCAATGGGATTTGCTGATCCCTACCTTTGTGAAAAGGTATAA